The genomic interval GTGAGAGCTGTCCCTGCACCATTTCCTGACACCCCAAAAAACTCCAACTGGAAATGAGGTATAGTCATGGATAGGTACAGTGAAAGGAATATATGCACCAGGTAGCATGTGATTTTCACTTAACCAAAAAATGGTCCCCATTCCCTTTTAGAGTAAAGACCTTGTTTATACATCTGCCCTTCACCAACttcaggggagaaaaagagaacttCCTAGGATTTTGCTAGTTCTTTAGAATTCACATCGTGTTTTCagtcttctgtttttctaaaCCGCACATCAGCTGCTTGACTTTCCTGTGGATAAACATGTTTGGCTTCCTAAGGGGAGTTGTTTactcagaaatgaaggaaaacataagaggacaaaaatggaaatattttctgagttGGGCCCacaaaaagtattagaaaaacaAGTTTATAATGTGTAACAACCAGGTGActaggttttttaatttaaaaaaatgtaatgaccTTAACATAAGCTAGAGGGCCACAAATATGGTACTCACAATCCATTAGCTTCTCTAAGAGGTATGTACAATTTAAAACCAGCTTTCCAGCAAGCTGGGTAAAGTTACAGATTCACTTACTTTTTATACATAatacagaaagggaaaataaatattaatcgCAGTAAAGGACTCATCTCCGAAAACACATTTTCTGTTGCTTTAGATAATGAGTTGAGCATATAATACAGAAGTGAATTCAGCTTCAAGTTGTGCTTACATGTACATATTTGTATTCAGAAGCTTTGCTGCTAGTTTGTTAACAGAAAATATTGCCTACCAAATCCATGTCCATCATGTGCTTTTCTCGTGCCCCTAGGAATGAGAGTGCTTGgtcaagtacttttttttttttggtcaagtaCATTTTTGAGCCAGATTCTCCAGAGCAGAAATTACTCCCTGATGTAGAGGAGGGCTCTTTGGGAGCCATGGCAATTTCTTCCGGCCGCAACATATTACTAAACATCAAAGCAGTAATTTACCAACTTACTGGGTTGAACCAAATCAAAGTGCCAATATTCTCTGTAATCTATCATTTTAACCTACAGAAACGGCAACTTCGTTTGGCTCAATTTGCTATATCTTGGAACCTGGAACCAAATAAGAGTAGCTTGGAAGAATGTGAGTCAATGCACTACTGAGTTTGTATCTTGTTCACTGGTGGAGACCTTTCGTCCGGCCTTTCAGGTAACCACAGGTGGAGGCACAGCACCTGCAGAGATGGACGACGAGTGgaccttttgtctttttctgtccccAAACTAGCTTTGTCGTTTTCAAAATTGCTGTAAACATTCCTCTCAGTGGAACAGCCTCTGCCCAACAAATAGAGTTTCCACTCCGTGAAGAAACTACACAAGGGTTAAGAGTTCAAATGTGGCACGCCATGGATACTAGTGTCGTGGTGACCGTGACTTCCCCGGTAAGCTCCTGCTCCCCAACGTGCCCTGAGAGTGTGGTTAGGACAGATTCCTCATTGTTCGTCCCTGGCCAGGCCTGGAGAACTGAGCTGAATGCACAGTTCTGATCAGTTATGATAAGAAAAACCCCTTCTGCTCTTTGACACTTAGCTTTTTGGTCATGCATCCTGGCAGGGATCTAAGTTTAACTGACTGTGTCAACCTTTACGTCAAAAacgtgttggggcgcctgggtggctcagtctgttaaacgactgacttcagctcaggtcatgatctcacggttcatgagtttgagcccctccttgggttgtctggtgtcagcagagagccggcttcagatcctctgactccctctttctctgcctctctctcactctctctctaaaaaataaacattaaaaaaataaaaacaaaaacaaaaaacgtgTTGGCCTGGAAAGCTTCCCTTCTGTAGGAACTTAGACgatttgactttaaaaatggaagaaaagcagaGTACGGTGGCCTAGCGTGGTAAAGCTCGCTTTCATTTCACACATCTCCGACCACCATAAAGGGTTGCTgtacacataaaaaatatttacttagagttctttcatttgggaaacacacaaaatgaaatgaattgtaaaagaaaacacaaaatgaaaagaacagcacGGTGGtatcaaaaaaatcaaatgaataacGGGATATTGAGAAAAGCAGATCATTTCTAGTGCTGATACTAGTCCATGAGGGCCGGGAGGGCCGAAGTGCCACATTTAAAATTTAACCACTTCACAAACATCTGCACGCATTGAGTAAATAACCCTCTATCATGTAGCCTTAAATTGCACCCCTGTTGCAATACTGCatcaatattattaaatttttaaaaatctgtataaaaTATTATCTGGAACCCCAAAGGaaagtcaattaatttttaaaaagtccattacAAAGTTGACTGTATAAAATGCTAAAACATAATCCATATATACAAAATGCCGctgtttaagaaaataatgggacccagttttagaataaaataattttgtacaaAAAAAGGGTACTGTGttcaaatcaatatttaaaaaaaatttttttaaagaatattgaaaAGTCTTAGTTCAGAGGAACAACTATAAAGTGTTGGTTTGCTTTTACGCCATCCGCAAGCTTCTTGCCAGCAGAACGCCAGTTGACAGAGGGACCATGTCCTGCTTTCCCGCACCTCCAGAAGCTTCGAGACCGTCATCGCCGAGACGCGTACTTAGAGGCCCAGTCTGTCCGGCCATGCACTGGCTGGGCAGCCGGTGGCCGGGGCATCAAGCCAGGAGTGCTCCTCGGCTGCGTGTGGAAAAAAGGTCGCCCAGGATGAGGTCTCACGGCCTTCAGGGAAGAATAGCCTGCAATTAGAGAGGTAGGCAGGTCAGACTGATGTGGGGACTCCtgcaaacaaagcaaataaatgtatCATGGTGACAAACATCAGAAAATGAGAGTTCAAGAGAAGGactggctggggcgcctgggtggctcagtcggttaagcgtccgactttggctctggtcatggtctcacggtttgtgggttcgagccccacactggttctgtgccgacagctcagagcctggagtctgtttcagactccctctctcttgcccctcccttgttcacactctgtctctctctgcctcaaaaataaacatgaacaaaattttaaaaaagagaagcacTGACCTCCTTCTGAGTCTTCCCTCTCTCGGGTAAGGATAACTCCACTCTATAGTCTGCCCCCAAACTGGTATGAGTCCTGAGCCCTCCTGTTTTTTCACATCCCACTTGTCACCACCGGTCAGCAAATGCTCCTGGCTCTACCTTCCAAATGTGCTCAGAGCCGGCTCAGCTCAGCTCCTAGCACTCTGGCCCACCATCCCCTGCCCTGATCATCACAGCAGCCGGTTGGCTTCCCTGCTTCCAACCTTGTTCCCTGCTTTCAGTCTAGTGACGGCCAGCACTGGAGTGAGGCTGGAAGATGGAAGTCAGATCACCCCATGCCTCTGCTTCAGACCCTCCCCGGGGCTCTCCCGTCATTCACGGTGAATGACAGCGCACTTACAGTGACCTGCAGGGCCTCATACAACCTGGTCTCCTGtcaccctctcccctgcccactcccctCCATCGCTCATgccaccccccactccccgcctCCTTGCTCTTGCTTGAACATACCTGGGctctcctgcctccaggcctGTGCCCTAGGAACCCCAGGCTGGGGACAGTCTCATCCCCaatgcatgggtggctcactcgCCTCCTTCACATCTTCACTCAACATCTTTGTGGTGAGGTCTTCTTTGGGctatgctctttatttttttttaatgttttattatttatttttgggagagagggaaatcatgagtgggggaggaacagagagagaaggaaacacagaatctaaagcagctctaggctctgagccatcagcacagagcctgaggtggggcttgaactcacgaacctcaagatcatgacctgagctgaaggcggacgctcaaccgactgaatgtctgactcttgatttcggctcaggtcatgatcccagggctgtgggatcaagtccctgagcatggagtctgcttaagattctctctctcacccccaccccttcctctgcccctctcccccgctcatgttctctctctcaaaaaaaaacatgcatACTCCAACTTCCACATTCCCTATATCCtgcctactttatttttctccctggcATTGGTGATCATCTGATTCGGTTGTCTGTCGAGTGCAAGTTCATTGGACAGGGCGTcttgtctgtctccttctttgGTGGATCCTGGCACCAGGGCAGCAGACAACATGCCTGGTTACTCCATAACCACCTGCTGCACTGACTCGCGAATGATCTGAAATAGAACTTACCAGGGGAAGGGTCTGGAATAGGTGCCAAGTGTACCCTCTGCATAGCAGAACCAACTTCTTTTTTCAGAAAGGAGGGGATATAGTTGCCAGTCAGTCCACTAGAACTTGTAGAGCTGGAACCAACTAATGTGCAAAAGCAAAAGCTCATTActacaaacacacatgcatgtaaCGCCAACGGGGTTAAACAGGTGTGGAACAATAAAGAACTGGGACTTTACTTTTACGGGGGAAATAGGGTAAGAAGAGTGAGTCCCGAGCAGAGCACTCCTCCATACCACACTGTTGGAAaggctggggagagagacagcaaagaCAGCGCCGCTCCTGTAGCCTGCACCCACACCGAGCCCGGGGGGTTGGGGGTTGGTTGAGAAAAGGGCAATGTGcagtttactttcttttttggaataatAGGTTTAGCCCATTATGAgatttgtgttgttgttttttccctaaTACAGAACAGTTCTCCTTTCTCAGTATATACAAACTCTAGAATACAGCTAAGCTGTAATTAATTTAGCCATCCTCTTACTGAGCGGCACACAGATTATCTTAATTACATTACAATTACAAGTAGTTCTGCCCTAAACATTCTTGTCTGTAATCAGAAAAGTTAatgattattaaattatattaaatataggggcgcctgggtggctcagtcagttgagcgtctgactttagctcaggtcatgatcttgcggtttgtgggtttgagccttgtgttgggctctgtgctgacagctcagaacctggaccctgcttcggattctgtctctctctctctctctctctctctctctctctctgcccctccctggctcatgttctgtctctctctttctcaaaaataaataaacataaaaaaattatattaagtatattcacttCTTATGACACTTTTCTACTGAGAGTGCTAGAAGGGCTGGAAGTGTATGCTATTCATCTTAGTTATTCTAGGAGCTCAATGAGATGCCTTATATGTAGCCAGTAATCAATACATactggatagatgaatggatatcTAGAAGCCTTATCACTAAGACTTAGGTACACACAGAACGCTGACAAATGTTATTATGGGCCATTATACAAATGGGGGGTGGATAGCCGGTAGGAAAAGAGGAAATCTGTGGTAGAGTTGCCACGTGTCTTCACAATGCAGTGGACCTGGCAACTGCTTGATTAAGGCAGAGAGGCAATGCAGGTGTGAGGAGTTGTCTTGGGCTAGAGCACATTTCGCATTTTTGGTGAatagatatggaaaaaaaaaaatgggaagagaatTTGAATGGGTAAGTtcccaaagggaaaaagagtataggcaataaacacaagaaaagatggtCAACTCATTAGTACACAGGACATGCAAGGTTAGGCCACAATAAGATGCCATTTCACGCCCATCACAGCAGCACACATTTTGCAATCTTGACAGTACCAAGTGGCATCGAGGATGCAGCACAACTCCCAGACCCTGCTGGAGAGCAATGTGGCAACATATGTAAAGTCAAAGATGAGCACACCCTTTAACCGAGCAGGTTTACATTTATACGCAGCGGGACCTTGACACAGGTGCACAACAATGGGGTCCAACAAGGTTCATTCGGCGCTTTTTCTAACCGCAAAGACTGTTCACAGCTTAAACGCtcatcaagaagaaaagaataaatagattACGATCCAGTAAAAGTAATCAACTTATGGTATGGTActgttatgtatattatatatgttatgcAATATACAATGTGATGTGTCTTACATACATGTGTGATTGCTATATCGTAATATAATTACTAAACTGAGCGGAGATCCAGAATTATGTTCACATTAATTTTTGGACATGCAAAAACATACTAtgtttttcatgtatcttttcaaaaggCATAGAAACAATAAACACCCAAATGaggagacggggagagagagggtaggAAGGCCTAGAGACTGGGCTTCATATGTTTTTGCAAACTTTGATTCCTGGAGCTGGTGGGGAGTACGTGGAGGTTGATgcatcatttgttctttttcgggtttctcaaaatgaatgagcGCATAATGGATAAAGCAAGGAGAAGTGATGGCCAGATGTTTACCTGACAATGTGGAGAGGAAAGCAGCACGTGGAGGTGAAGTGATGTGACGGACTGGTCTGCTGGGAGCGGGCTGAGCCAGCCTGGAAGGCTCATGAAATTCATTTACTCATTGAAAAAAAAGCAAGGATGGCCTTCAGAGGGGGTTGGGGGGTTCTGGGCTGAGGCTGGGTCATCAGAGGGAGGAGACGAGCTGGAGCAAGGTGGATGGGGCTGAGGGGGCCGGCCGGCAGGGCAGGGCCTCTGGATGTCCGAGGAGCCTGACGCCCTGACTGTTCCTGAGGGCAGCCCCCAGGCAGCTGGCTGGGTCCCCAGAGCCTGCTGCCAAGAAAGAGACCGGAGCCCAGGCCTGGAAAAGGGGCCCTGGGTTTCCACACCAGAAAATTCTCGTTTCCACAGCTGGTCTCTCTGCCACATTCAGAGAATTTGCCTCTTGTCATTTAGGAGTTAATAATCACTACTCACCTGAATTTATTTTGCTGATTACCGATACCGTCCCTGAAGATTTTCCAGACAAACCAGAACTAGACCACAGGTTAGATGGAATGAAATCCTTGCCTGGATTTGGAAGTATgccatttcttatatttattcctagtgggggaaaaatgattttgaaatgcaAAAATACACATCTTAAATCTTGCACCAGATTTTGCGGTGAAGTTCTTGCAGAACCCAATTTGTCCAAACTTCCTATGGTTCAACAACTGGAGCGAAAACCCACCGGGCTGTTTTCTGAGAGATGGCACGGGAAAGATGCCATCCTCGGGTTCAGAATGTTGTCTCACTGGTGGGCACCTGGAGGGAGGTCTCCTGTGCTTCTCACAACAGAGGTGTCTCGTGTCTCCTGTCGTGGCCCCTCTGGTGCTACCCTGAGTGTCATTGCTCCTGGACATCCCTACCTGTACCACTTCAACGGCCACTGTCACCTTCCCAAGTTTTTTTTCCATCCCCCTTCCAGCCGGCTAGGAgccccctgctctcctctctcagtCCCCCAGATCCATCTTCTCCACTGACCCGGACCATTGGCGCCATCAAGTGCTGGTGACTCAGGTCTGCACCGGTGACCCTCACTGACTCCGTCATGTCCAAGGCTGCCTTGACCTTAATCAATCACCTCAACTTTAAGCCAAAACACCCACTAGACCGCCCACGTTACCATTTATGTCAAGCACTGCAACAATTTTTCAGAACTGAAAGACTGAAttcatcttttctcctccttcctctcctagagtcaaaaagaaataattctctaattccctccctgctcccttgaGCTTGCAGCCACTGTAGCTGGAGTCTCTGCCCCTGACACCTGGACTGCTCCTGTACCCTGTCACCTGCTCTCTCCCAGCTTACCCGGGAGGCCAACCAAGGGCGAGGAGTCAACACACCAGCAGGGCTGCTGTTCCCACCTCCTGTCCCCTAAGACCCGCAGCCCCTGCCCCCGAGccacgcccccctcccctgcaggagaGCTACAGCCTGCCCTCATCCACTCAGCACACAGACAGATATGAACCGAGCATGCTCCCCAACTAAGACCCTTTGATGGCTTCCTGCTGCTTgtgaaataaattccaaatgtctTACAGGACCCCCAAAGATGCCTCATGCTACATATATCGCCCCCTTATCATGCTCTGGCCAGTGCCACGCCCTTTCTTGCCTCccgggcctttgcacttgctgcttcctctgcctggaTTGTTCTGCTCATTTGTTCTTCCCCATTCTTTGGGGCCCAGACAGGAGTCACCTGCTCAGAGAGGCCCTTCCTGGGCACTCTATCTACAGTTGTGCCTCCTCTGTACCCTATAGCACCCTTTACGTGACTTATCACCACCTGAACTACTGGTTGTCTGTTTGGGGTCTGTCTCCTCCtgactagaatataagctccacgGGGCAAGAGTACTGTCTGCGGGGTTGCTGTCCAAAGCCACGGCATGGATTTTGTGATACCACTGCAGACTGCGTGGCTCCTATAATTTCCTGAGTGCCTAGCACACATTAGATGATCAGCACACATCTACTGATGGAATTAACTTATGAATGGTAGGCTGATGCTGTAAGCTTGGAATCTGGAGAATCTGGAGAATCTGGAGAGAGGCTTGGGCACCCATCAAACTATAGCATTCATACATCCCTGCTGTAATACTGCCAGAGAATGTGGCTAAGCTCCTACCCTGGTCTCCTGAGAGCACAGAGGACTGCTAATTTTTCCTAAACCTGGTCTGGTGCTAGGGCCTCAGGCATGCCACCTGGCTCTCACCAGTTTCTCCCTCCCAAGGGCTGGACCCTGTTTCCATtacagcaatttttttaaaatcttaggtAACTCTAGAACATAAAAATGTGAGGCCTGGGCTTCAGCAAGTATTTTTTTGTGATGTTCCCACCAGTTGTGGGTTCTAGAAGCCCCTAAGCTCTTGCCTTCCAAAAGAGAATCTTTGTGAATATGTGATTCCAGGGAAATGGTTTCTTATTAATgacaaaagcaaaggcaaataTTTCTATTACCAGGCAAGTATCGGGAGTGCTTCAAGTAGTGCTGCTTGGCCGCGGACCTCAGGGTCGGGGTGTCCCGTCTCTGATAGGAGGTCTGGGTGGGGGCGCTATTTCCTGTGCTGACGGGCTCAGAGGGCTTCAGATCCAAAACACTCTCAAATCTGAATCAAAAGAAGGTGACTTAGGTCAGCCTGAGATCGAAAGCATCATCAGAAAGGTACAGATCATTTTACAAGTCCCAGATCCGATCTGTTTATGGAGGTAAGGTGCACACTTGCCTGCACAGGGTCTCTTCGCTCTGTCTCTTCTTGTTTTTCAGGTCTATCCTGCTGAGAGATGGACTGAAATCCAAGTCATCCAAGTCAGCCCAGTCATCGGAATCCTTTGTTGACCGGGACACAAGACCCCACCTTCTCCTACTCTTTGGTTTGATCTCCCCATTTTTGTGTTCCAGGCCAGCCAGCATTTTCTGCATATCCAAGGATTGGGGGGGACAAAGCAATACTTGGAGTTAATGGAGCTCACCCATGAGTAATGCCCATTCCAAACTTTCCTGGTTATGAAATGGAGGATCTGGGGGTGCATATTGTTCCCTAAATGTACTGCTTATCTGAAATGGCAACCACAGAAAGAACATTCCCAGACCTCTGTCTCTCATGTAACCTGCGCAGGTCACATCCTTTTGCATCCTATGGGGACAATTGTTGTACAAGGTAAGGATTTTAGAAATTTAAGGTACTTCTCACATGTGGGGAAGATGGCTGGACTGTCATCTGGGCCTCATCCCTGAAAGTATTAACATGCATTATTCTGTCCTAGAGATGCAAGAGAATTATAGCTCAGACGTCGGTCATCCTGCTCTTTTACAGAAAACACTGCAAACGTGCCTTCTTTGGATACTATTTAGTTGCAGAATTAGCTACAACAAGAAATTTCTAAATACATGCTGCTTCCAAAGTTGTGGGCTGGGGTAAAGCGAACAGTCTAAAGACACCGCTCTTGTAACCTCACACAGTACCTCACAGCATTGGTTGGGAGTCGGCACTCTGAATGAaactagttaaaagaaaaaaaaatactatgtttgCCTAAAGGTTTAGAAAATCAGACTCACAGGGGCAGCTGGGGAGCCCAAtggattaagcgtctgactttggctcaggtcatgatcttacggttcatgggtttgagccccacgtggggctctgtgctgacagctcagagcctggagcctgcttcggattctgtgtctccctctctctaggtccctccccactcaagctctgtctctcattctcaaaaataaataaacatgaaaaaatgaaaaaaagaaaatcagactgGCAGACAGTATTCCAAAGCTACCAGTCGCTAGACACTCTGGTCGGATTATTACTGAACCTAACCCTCATGGTTTTCTTTTGAGCACCAGcccaagaggagaaggaagatctGGGCTCAGGTAACAGCCCAGCATTAACAGCATTACTTGACAGCATTAATAAGAATGACAGTATACAAACTTTATTACAGCactttgtgatttttcaaaacaTCTCCACAAGCAGCAGGACCTTTGATCCTCATGCCTGGTCTGGTGGGCAAGGTAGACATGATCTTCCTTTTACAGACGAGGACACTGAGTCCTCAGGGATGAAGAATAACAGTTACTAACATTTATCAAGTTCTAACAAAGTGCTAGCTACAATTTCAAATTCTTTcaagtattaactcatttagtccCCAAAAGAATTGTTATCAGGTAGATGGCAATTACTATCCCTGTTTCACAGGCAAGGACCTAAGGAGAAGGGAGGCCGAGGAACCTGCGCAGGGTCATGGAGCTAGTCAACAGCAGAGCTGAGGCCGGGGCCCCTGCTATGGGAGTGGCCTGTGGGGCTCTAACCTCCACACCACGGCCGCTGGTCATGAGCACTGCTATTAACAGGTGTAGCCAGAACCTGAATTTAGAACTCCAACTCCAAGACCAAAGCTCTCCTCACTACACCATGATATTACAAAGATGTGTTTATTATAATTAGACTTTatatgctgaaaaagaaaaccttccacACAATAAATGGGGGTCAGAGGAGGGATGGGCCAGACAAGGCTCACTAGTAAATTGCTCACCGACTGAGGATTCTTGGTCTGGAGGGACGGGAAGAGCAATGGGCTTGGCTTGTCCTCTGGAAGATGGTTCAGGTGATCTGTCCTGGAAGCCTCGGCTTTGTAGGGGTACATGAGATGCTGAGGGGGCTGGCCGGCCTGATGCTGTCTCGAAGAAATCCGTGCATGTGGCTTGGttgggggctgggcaggtgggACCGGCTTAATGTGAGGAGGTGGGCCTGGCTTTTCCAGGACATCCTTCTGAGGTTTTCCTGAATCCTGAAGGCTCTGTGTGGTGCTGCCCAGTGGATGCCCAATCTGGAAGTAGGGATATCGAAGTGCCTGGAATAACACATAGAGAGGCTTTAGGAGGAAAGTCTAGCCAGGAAGGTTAACACCATCAGGCTCACTGAGCTACACTTCATGGGACCAGTGTACTACAATTTCTCAGCCTAACCCAACTAGAAAACAGCATCTCGAATGTGTGACACTCGTTATGATTTTccttatctaaaatataaaatgtatacacgTAAAATTATTTAGATAAGCATCAATTATACTGCCTTTGCTACTTCTGAAAAGTATTCTGGCTCAACACAGATGCTGGTTTGGTAACTTATTTGCTATGTACTTAAATATAATGTTTCACCTTTCTGAGCCTATTTTCTCagctcataaaaagaaaaaaaataatataaaacagagaGCCAATAATCCTGGAAGGCTGAAGAATCAAGTATAAAATAAGCAGGTACGTTACCTCAGGGATGCCAAAAATGTAATATAGGATATAGTTAAAACTTGCCTCGTAAGAACCACTGACAAACCTTGTTCTTCTGAACAATCCAGTTTTCTAGATAGGggataaatcttattttttaaaaattttttaacgtttNNNNNNNNNNNNNNNNNNNNNNNNNNNNNNNNNNNNNNNNNNNNNNNNNNNNNNNNNNNNNNNNNNNNNNNNNNNNNNNNNNNNNNNNNNNNNNNNNNNNagagagagagagagagagagagcaagcaagtgagatAGATGGTGccgagaggagagggagagagagagagaatcccaagcaggctcctggcttctGGGACAGAGAGTCCAACATGGCCTtggatctcatgaatcatgagatcatgacctcagcttaaatcaagagtcagacgcttaactgactgagccaccaaggtgccccagaattttttcttttcatctcttgggtacaatctttaaaaaactgGGTTCATCAGAAAGCTTTTCTCCTACCCTCAGATTATTTGTGAATTTTGTCCCCTGAAGTGAACTTCTGAGAGCCCTGCCACCCAAAGCCTTACGATACCAAATCATGGCTCTTTCTTCTCTAAGCCTTTGGAAAGTTGGCTTAGAATTCTTTAACCCCCAACTATCATGTCTCCAGTTTGTTTCTACTGTCACATTGGTCCTATTTTCAAATGTCCCTGTCACTTTTGTTTAGCCAAATCATCTTCTCTGATTAGAAGTGGTCACCTTTGTCAATTCTGAGCAAAGTAACCTCCAAGGAGACAATGAGCAAACTTGAGGCTTGCAAGAGGCACGGGAGTGGTTGAAGCCACAGCACTACCACGCCTCTCTGGATGCATTTTACAATCTCTGTCAAAGTGGCCTGGGGGAAGGCGGGTTGAGAAAATAGGAGGTCTGAGGCTAAGACCTACCATCTGCGTGATGGAAACGCAGCTGGTTGTAC from Suricata suricatta isolate VVHF042 chromosome 7, meerkat_22Aug2017_6uvM2_HiC, whole genome shotgun sequence carries:
- the ICK gene encoding serine/threonine-protein kinase ICK isoform X1, which encodes MNRYTTIKQLGDGTYGSVLLGRSIESGELIAIKKMKRKFYSWEECMNLREVKSLKKLNHANVVKLKEVIRENDHLYFIFEYMKENLYQLIKERNKLFPESAIRNIMYQILQGLAFIHKHGFFHRDLKPENLLCMGPELVKIADFGLAREIRSRPPYTDYVSTRWYRAPEVLLRSTNYSSPIDIWAVGCIMAEVYTLRPLFPGASEIDTIFKICQLLGTPKKTDWPEGYQLSSAMNFRWPQCVPNNLKTLIPNASSEAIQLLRDMLQWDPKKRPTASQALRYPYFQIGHPLGSTTQSLQDSGKPQKDVLEKPGPPPHIKPVPPAQPPTKPHARISSRQHQAGQPPQHLMYPYKAEASRTDHLNHLPEDKPSPLLFPSLQTKNPQSKMLAGLEHKNGEIKPKSRRRWGLVSRSTKDSDDWADLDDLDFSPSLSRIDLKNKKRQSEETLCRFESVLDLKPSEPVSTGNSAPTQTSYQRRDTPTLRSAAKQHYLKHSRYLPGINIRNGILPNPGKDFIPSNLWSSSGLSGKSSGTVSVISKINSVGSSSTSSSGLTGNYIPSFLKKEVGSAMQRVHLAPIPDPSPGYSSLKAVRPHPGRPFFHTQPRSTPGLMPRPPAAQPVHGRTDWASKYASRR
- the ICK gene encoding serine/threonine-protein kinase ICK isoform X2, producing the protein MNRYTTIKQLGDGTYGSVLLGRSIESGELIAIKKMKRKFYSWEECMNLREVKSLKKLNHANVVKLKEVIRENDHLYFIFEYMKENLYQLIKERNKLFPESAIRNIMYQILQGLAFIHKHGFFHRDLKPENLLCMGPELVKIADFGLAREIRSRPPYTDYVSTRWYRAPEVLLRSTNYSSPIDIWAVGCIMAEVYTLRPLFPGASEIDTIFKICQLLGTPKKALRYPYFQIGHPLGSTTQSLQDSGKPQKDVLEKPGPPPHIKPVPPAQPPTKPHARISSRQHQAGQPPQHLMYPYKAEASRTDHLNHLPEDKPSPLLFPSLQTKNPQSKMLAGLEHKNGEIKPKSRRRWGLVSRSTKDSDDWADLDDLDFSPSLSRIDLKNKKRQSEETLCRFESVLDLKPSEPVSTGNSAPTQTSYQRRDTPTLRSAAKQHYLKHSRYLPGINIRNGILPNPGKDFIPSNLWSSSGLSGKSSGTVSVISKINSVGSSSTSSSGLTGNYIPSFLKKEVGSAMQRVHLAPIPDPSPGYSSLKAVRPHPGRPFFHTQPRSTPGLMPRPPAAQPVHGRTDWASKYASRR